The following coding sequences are from one Lolium rigidum isolate FL_2022 chromosome 6, APGP_CSIRO_Lrig_0.1, whole genome shotgun sequence window:
- the LOC124668398 gene encoding protein HESO1-like: MIEQAPDNDVLEKCTKDILSLIKPEEDDRNKRQSAIQELEVSIQSAPVLSGAAVKPFGSFLSNLYSKSGDLDLSVQLMNGSKLPRTKKQKQTILRQLRKALQKGDVARTMEFIPQARVPVLQYVSNRFGISCDLSVDNYPGRIKSRIFYWVSTLDERFGDMVLLIKEWAKAQNINDPKSGTLNSYSLCLLVLFHFQTCQPAILPPLKDIYEGNITEDFADMTLYDEEHLDEVCAANIAKFQSQNKEQRNESSLCHLLATFFNKFCFIDALSSDVISTYTGKIEKIEDSPNRRMKKSHSLFVEDPVERPDNAARAVGIQGLLLIASALKEANLKFASLEHFDRDGLLAMLCTPAVCSKLGGTVIAKPYTSTPRRTPGPKRQVGAKISGKKNHQGARGFTGSGPVHNPTQVSTDTTGRQMPGQYRNHDPPQVSTDNTTGRQTPGQYRNHDPPQFRTNTAGHYHQSPRQPGQYQNHYRPSAYTPGHQTRLHQNQSYPQAHNAYAHSGVPYQNHNNYQQGYTPGHQAAGSYWYPSGSQAHTNGAQTPGQYQYYQPQGYMNGAQTPGSYPNGYQSHPLVHTPELYHNGYHNQPMYTEGTGVYQNQGTRQYTADRHTNWNNRNGLTTSSRHEPVAGGLKGPARDLRSQASSSRTEWQGGSKRHS, encoded by the exons ATGATTGAACAAGCCCCTGACAACGATGTGCTGGAGAAGTGTACTAAAGACATCCTCTCTCTAATTAAACCAGAGGAGGATGATCGAAACAAACGGCAATCTGCAATTCAGGAGCTGGAAGTTTCCATCCAATCAGCTCCTGTGTTGAGTG GTGCTGCCGTCAAACCTTTTGGATCATTTCTATCAAATCTATACTCAAAATCAGGAGATTTGGATTTATCAGTTCAGCTCATGAATGGCTCAAAACTTCCTAGAACCAAGAAACAGAAGCAAACTATCTTGAGACAACTAAGGAAAGCTTTGCAAAAAGGAG ATGTTGCTAGAACTATGGAATTCATTCCTCAGGCAAGAGTCCCAGTTCTTCAGTATGTAAGCAACCGCTTTGGTATTTCCTGCGACTTATCCGTTGATAACTACCCTGGTCGAATTAAATCCAGAATCTTCTACTGGGTCAGTACTTTAGATGAGCGCTTTGGTGATATGGTTTTATTG ATCAAGGAGTGGGCAAAAGCTCAAAACATCAATGATCCAAAATCTGGAACCCTGAACTCTTATTCGCTTTGCTTACTTGTTCTCTTCCATTTTCAG ACGTGTCAGCCGGCAATTCTACCACCTTTGAAGGACATTTACGAAGGAAATATCACAGAGGATTTTGCAG ACATGACGCTTTACGACGAGGAACATCTTGATGAGGTTTGTGCTGCAAATATAGCAAAATTTCAAAGCCAGAACAAGGAACAAAGAAACGAAAGCTCTCTTTGCCATCTCCTTGCGACCTTTTTTAACAAG TTTTGTTTTATCGATGCCCTTTCAAGTGATGTGATATCTACTTACACGGGTAAGATTGAGAAAATCGAGGACAGTCCAAATCGGCGGATGAAGAAATCCCACAGCTTGTTT GTCGAAGATCCAGTTGAGAGgcctgacaatgccgctagagcagTTGGTATACAAGGCCTCCTCCTAATTGCTAGTGCCTTGAAGGAAGCTAATCTGAAGTTTGCTTCCCTCGAGCATTTTGACCGAGACGGCTTATTAGCAATGTTGTGCACTCCTGCTGTTTGCTCTAAACTTGGGGGAACAGTCATAGCTAAGCCTTATACAAGCACCCCACGAAGGACTCCGGGACCTAAGAGGCAGGTGGGAGCTAAGATATCTGGTAAAAAAAATCACCAGGGAGCCAGAGGATTTACAGGAAGCGGACCAGTCCATAATCCTACTCAGGTGTCCACTGATACTACAGGGCGCCAAATGCCAGGACAGTACCGAAACCATGATCCTCCTCAAGTAAGCACTGATAATACTACAGGGCGCCAAACGCCAGGACAGTACCGAAACCATGATCCTCCTCAGTTTCGTACTAATACTGCAGGGCACTATCACCAGTCACCAAGACAGCCTGGGCAATACCAAAATCATTACCGCCCATCGGCCTATACTCCGGGGCACCAAACAAGACTACACCAGAATCAGAGCTATCCACAGGCGCACAATGCATATGCCCATTCAGGGGTACCATACCAGAATCATAATAACTATCAACAGGGGTATACCCCAGGGCACCAAGCAGCAGGGTCATACTGGTATCCGAGTGGATCACAGGCTCATACAAACGGGGCCCAAACACCAGGACAATACCAGTATTATCAACCGCAGGGTTATATGAACGGGGCTCAAACACCTGGATCATACCCTAATGGATATCAGAGTCATCCGCTGGTTCATACACCGGAACTATACCATAATGGATATCACAATCAGCCAATGTATACTGAAGGTACAGGAGTATACCAGAACCAGGGAACGAGACAATACACAGCTGACCGTCACACTAACTGGAACAATAGGAATGGTCTGACTACAAGTTCGAGGCACGAGCCTGTTGCTGGAGGGCTCAAGGGACCGGCACGGGACTTGCGATCTCAAGCCTCCTCAAGCCGTACAGAATGGCAAGGAGGCAGCAAGCGCCATTCCTGA